A single genomic interval of Aureliella helgolandensis harbors:
- a CDS encoding carboxypeptidase regulatory-like domain-containing protein yields the protein MRIEWLLAVLLAASIGCSSNENLSRVTGTIKLDGEPLPDAFVVFSPTTGGTTSYGRTGTDGRYEMMFSDSEKGAWIGENRVEISTGDVDPTMSGSGVRERVPAAYNKQSTLKVEVVAGGNEHNFDLNSEEGRIIQPPTE from the coding sequence ATGAGAATTGAATGGTTGTTGGCCGTGCTTCTTGCGGCAAGCATTGGCTGTAGCAGCAATGAGAATTTGAGTCGTGTTACCGGCACGATCAAGCTGGACGGGGAGCCGCTCCCAGATGCATTTGTAGTCTTCTCTCCGACGACCGGAGGCACGACATCCTACGGTCGCACCGGCACCGACGGTCGATACGAAATGATGTTTTCCGACAGTGAAAAGGGGGCTTGGATCGGCGAGAACCGCGTTGAGATTAGCACCGGGGACGTCGATCCGACCATGAGCGGGTCGGGTGTGCGCGAGCGGGTTCCAGCCGCCTACAACAAACAATCGACTTTGAAAGTGGAGGTTGTCGCCGGCGGCAATGAACACAACTTCGACCTGAACTCTGAAGAGGGCAGGATCATTCAGCCTCCCACGGAGTAG
- a CDS encoding DUF1559 domain-containing protein, whose protein sequence is MSKLHHRRGFTLVELLVVIAIIGILVGLLLPAVQAAREAARRMQCSNNLKQIGLSFHNYASSHKKFPPGFLFFDPRMSGRGDRVNRQPGWGWQTMILPYVEQGNIFNQIVFDGRGMTDAPNNEIINQPVPFALCPSSGDPQHIQLGPDTLPVNPGIASSNYLGVAGSFVASAYYNQPAGRKNGMTIEDRSIKFGDVTDGTSNTLIVGEVAFSGNGKNFGSGGFLWDPKWYGSFQTRGGLARADGPECVMRAGQFRMNPPSVVSANVKRNSFKSRHTGGAQFALADGSVHFISENIDHTQTGWGPVNNGSVPWSQVGTFQRLCSRNDGQVASIDL, encoded by the coding sequence ATGTCAAAACTCCATCATCGTCGCGGTTTCACGCTAGTGGAATTGTTGGTCGTGATCGCAATCATCGGCATCCTAGTCGGCTTGCTATTGCCAGCGGTTCAGGCCGCTCGCGAAGCCGCCAGACGCATGCAGTGTAGCAATAACCTTAAGCAGATTGGCTTATCATTTCACAATTACGCCAGCTCACACAAGAAGTTCCCCCCCGGCTTCCTCTTCTTTGATCCACGAATGTCCGGGCGTGGCGACCGCGTGAACCGACAACCAGGCTGGGGTTGGCAAACCATGATTCTGCCCTACGTCGAACAGGGCAACATTTTCAATCAAATCGTATTCGACGGCCGGGGCATGACCGACGCCCCCAACAACGAAATCATCAACCAACCCGTTCCCTTTGCGCTTTGCCCATCATCCGGTGATCCACAGCACATCCAACTGGGGCCAGATACCCTTCCCGTGAATCCAGGTATCGCGTCCAGCAACTACCTGGGTGTTGCTGGCTCATTCGTCGCCAGTGCTTACTACAACCAACCCGCTGGAAGGAAAAATGGCATGACGATCGAGGATCGTTCCATCAAGTTTGGTGACGTGACCGATGGAACCAGCAATACGCTCATCGTTGGCGAAGTTGCCTTCTCAGGAAATGGTAAGAACTTCGGCTCCGGTGGCTTCCTGTGGGATCCCAAATGGTACGGCAGCTTTCAAACCCGAGGAGGATTGGCCCGAGCCGATGGACCGGAATGTGTGATGCGGGCGGGACAATTTCGCATGAATCCACCCTCAGTCGTCAGCGCCAATGTGAAACGCAACAGCTTCAAGAGTAGGCACACCGGAGGAGCGCAATTTGCCTTGGCTGATGGTTCTGTTCACTTCATTTCAGAAAATATTGACCACACGCAAACCGGCTGGGGACCAGTCAACAACGGATCTGTCCCCTGGAGTCAAGTCGGCACCTTCCAGCGGTTGTGTAGTCGAAATGATGGCCAGGTTGCGTCCATCGACCTCTGA
- a CDS encoding pectate lyase family protein — translation MHYAVCRTLSLIGLLIYPAISLAQAPLAFPTAEGYGKHTVGGRGGRVYEVTNLDDSGAGSLRAAVDAEGPRTVVFRVSGTIELKSDIRIRNPNITIAGQTAPGDGICLRGYPLMISADEVIVRYIRVRFGDESGKDADAISARYVKNLILDHVSASWSVDETMSIYHCENITVQWCMITESMFNSNHSKSTHGFGGIWGSNNSTYHHNLIAHHSSRNPRFASGCGNTDYRNNVVYNWGYRSAYGAEAVQKGFDQSKLSNINMVANYYKPGPATDPARRSELADPSARGADDKGQWYVAENFIEGSPEVTADNWSGVRGGNFVKLAEAWDAMPIHQQTAQDAFSSVLSDAGATLPKRDAVDARIVQEARDGTATYEGVYETMKTVADPAKLTGIIDSQNDVGGWPELNSMPASEDTDHDGIPDQWETLHGLDPSDMGDGNKVGEDGYTMLEKYLNSIE, via the coding sequence ATGCACTACGCGGTTTGCAGGACGTTGAGCCTGATCGGATTGCTTATCTACCCTGCTATCAGCTTGGCCCAAGCCCCGTTAGCATTCCCGACTGCGGAAGGATACGGTAAGCACACGGTGGGAGGCCGAGGCGGCCGAGTCTATGAAGTGACGAACCTGGACGATTCCGGAGCTGGCAGTTTGAGGGCTGCGGTGGATGCCGAGGGACCACGAACCGTTGTCTTCCGAGTTTCTGGCACCATCGAACTGAAGAGTGATATCAGGATCAGGAACCCGAACATCACCATCGCTGGGCAAACAGCGCCAGGCGACGGGATCTGCCTGAGGGGGTACCCCCTAATGATCAGCGCCGATGAAGTGATCGTCCGATATATCCGTGTCCGATTTGGGGATGAATCTGGCAAAGATGCAGACGCGATCTCTGCCAGATATGTGAAAAATCTGATTCTAGACCATGTGTCAGCCAGTTGGAGTGTTGACGAGACAATGTCAATCTACCACTGTGAAAACATCACCGTGCAATGGTGCATGATCACCGAGAGCATGTTCAACTCGAACCACAGCAAAAGCACGCATGGATTTGGAGGCATCTGGGGATCGAACAACAGTACCTACCACCACAACCTGATTGCCCATCACTCCAGCCGTAACCCGCGTTTCGCTTCCGGCTGTGGTAATACCGACTATCGCAATAACGTCGTGTATAACTGGGGCTACCGCAGTGCTTATGGAGCGGAAGCAGTACAGAAGGGCTTTGACCAATCTAAGTTGTCCAACATCAACATGGTCGCCAATTACTACAAGCCGGGACCGGCAACCGACCCGGCACGCAGGTCGGAGCTTGCGGATCCATCTGCCCGTGGTGCAGACGATAAGGGGCAATGGTATGTCGCCGAAAACTTCATCGAAGGCAGTCCTGAAGTCACGGCCGACAATTGGAGCGGTGTACGCGGTGGCAACTTTGTCAAGTTGGCTGAAGCCTGGGACGCCATGCCGATCCACCAGCAGACTGCCCAAGATGCCTTCAGTTCCGTTCTCAGCGACGCCGGAGCAACGCTACCGAAACGAGATGCCGTGGATGCTCGCATCGTCCAAGAAGCTCGCGATGGCACTGCAACCTATGAAGGTGTCTATGAAACCATGAAGACCGTAGCCGACCCCGCAAAGCTTACGGGAATCATTGACTCGCAAAACGATGTCGGCGGCTGGCCGGAACTCAACAGTATGCCTGCCTCGGAGGATACCGACCATGACGGTATCCCAGATCAATGGGAAACGCTGCATGGACTTGATCCAAGCGATATGGGCGACGGAAACAAAGTGGGAGAAGATGGCTACACGATGCTCGAGAAATATCTCAACAGCATCGAATAG
- a CDS encoding DUF1593 domain-containing protein, with the protein MRSIFAFLATILLLTVSVVDASRAEESKPRMVVLTDVSTWETDDSESLVRLMVHGDLLEIEGLVFTTGWSLNETRDDFMDLIHVAVNAYEKDLANLQKRSSQTVHMQDESRQDIGYWPSPEYLRSRTVFGSKKRGGEHVGEGNDSPGSELIIQLADEDDSRPLWITVWGGGNTLAQAVWRVQQDRSAEELKTFLHKLRVYTITDQDREQRTPYSDSAHQWLRREFEKDLFFIWDECAWKFQNGTGRKNWPEYETHIQGHGNLGKVYPKYKYGVEGDTPAFLHLMQKGMNDPSVPTHGGWGGYSAWGLSEDGETRCYTNHAGETKAACNALETHFYPATFNNFAARMDWANAGTGNRNPLVAIDDNQELKILTKKPQQGTSVTLDASKSSDPDGDTLRFKWWVLSAAGTFDSTVDIKGSDSKVATVSVPPESAGESFHVICEVTDDGVPNLTSYRRIIFEPIE; encoded by the coding sequence ATGCGGAGCATATTCGCTTTTCTGGCGACAATTTTGCTGCTAACCGTTTCCGTCGTTGATGCATCGCGTGCGGAAGAATCCAAGCCGCGAATGGTAGTACTGACCGACGTTTCTACGTGGGAAACCGACGATAGCGAGTCTCTGGTGCGCCTGATGGTACACGGGGACTTGTTAGAGATTGAGGGACTCGTATTCACCACTGGCTGGAGCCTCAATGAAACGCGTGATGACTTCATGGACCTGATCCATGTGGCGGTCAACGCGTACGAAAAGGATCTGGCAAATTTGCAAAAGAGGTCTAGCCAAACCGTACATATGCAGGACGAGTCACGCCAAGACATCGGCTACTGGCCAAGCCCAGAGTACTTGCGGAGTCGCACCGTGTTTGGCAGCAAAAAACGGGGTGGGGAACATGTGGGCGAAGGTAATGATTCACCCGGTAGCGAGTTGATTATTCAATTGGCAGATGAAGATGACAGTCGACCACTATGGATCACGGTCTGGGGCGGCGGCAACACCCTGGCTCAAGCTGTTTGGCGAGTACAGCAAGATCGCAGCGCTGAGGAGCTGAAGACGTTTCTGCATAAACTCCGCGTGTATACGATTACCGATCAAGATCGCGAGCAAAGAACTCCCTACTCGGACAGTGCCCATCAATGGCTGCGCCGCGAGTTCGAAAAGGATCTTTTCTTCATTTGGGACGAATGCGCCTGGAAGTTCCAGAACGGGACCGGCAGGAAGAATTGGCCTGAATATGAAACGCACATCCAGGGGCACGGTAACTTGGGCAAGGTTTATCCGAAATACAAATACGGTGTCGAAGGGGACACGCCCGCGTTTCTCCATCTCATGCAGAAGGGAATGAACGATCCCAGCGTTCCGACTCACGGCGGCTGGGGTGGCTATTCGGCCTGGGGCCTAAGCGAAGACGGTGAAACCCGTTGCTATACGAACCACGCGGGCGAAACCAAGGCTGCCTGCAACGCGCTAGAAACTCACTTCTATCCGGCTACCTTCAACAACTTTGCCGCACGCATGGACTGGGCCAACGCCGGAACCGGCAATCGAAATCCGTTGGTTGCAATTGACGACAACCAAGAACTCAAAATTTTGACCAAGAAGCCCCAACAGGGAACGTCAGTTACGTTGGATGCATCGAAATCGTCGGACCCCGATGGGGACACGTTGAGGTTTAAGTGGTGGGTGTTGTCGGCAGCGGGGACATTTGATTCCACCGTCGATATTAAAGGCAGTGACTCAAAGGTAGCGACGGTCAGCGTGCCTCCGGAATCAGCTGGCGAAAGCTTTCACGTGATCTGTGAAGTTACCGACGATGGTGTACCCAATCTCACCAGCTATCGCAGAATTATCTTTGAGCCAATTGAGTGA
- a CDS encoding sensor histidine kinase — MSHWIPLLGFTLIAIATSVEGAESGTRSSQLSLKLSDWTISELENRLDEINAQLDRLAAFNMRRGIGSVSSRSSSHGDPYNREWLCIDFGGNVVFDQIVLVPSIGSNSKQGVHAQCFPVAFEVVAGCGRETGATLASFGPRDELLPRIAPVVIDCPNTTASWIRLDASVLSQRAFDGLYALEIAEIMVFRHQDCIGLGQTVRSLSPAPSRSVGPWQDRFVVDGFVPYLMEASSSKHSVAWLAATDIEQASITIDLGASHTVDEIHLHSIELSDNIPQSAPNDFGIPDRFVIEGALREDFSDAVPLVSYRKESIFDTGPILMRRTPEAECRYVKLTVQDPYLVGVENHRPGPRFGFAEMEVFSQGINVALGRPVSADFQTEREISALTDGRNFHGSILPVRSWLNELALRHELEVERPRVTAALQRLYAKQKSQLTVMTWLTVLLAVGIGFTILAERLLRMRQATEIRERLAADLHDELGGNLHAIGLLGDHARASIGSPEKMKLILQRLRDLTDRTSDAARSCTRALATQDLYGNLTEEMLRTSKRIMADLQHEMLFEGEEHLSRLTPTDRADLLFFYQECLVNISRHSDATEFHTQLIADREQIRLTIRDNGSGITGDELAVPPSLARRARLLAAQVRVESQANHGTCVALTLKVRRRRLGR; from the coding sequence ATGTCGCACTGGATTCCCCTTCTCGGATTTACGCTGATTGCCATTGCTACCTCCGTCGAGGGAGCGGAGAGCGGTACGCGTAGCTCGCAGCTGTCACTGAAGCTGAGCGACTGGACGATCTCCGAGTTAGAGAATCGGCTCGATGAGATCAATGCACAGCTCGACAGGCTTGCCGCTTTCAATATGCGCCGGGGCATTGGTTCGGTCAGCTCACGCTCCAGCTCGCATGGCGATCCCTACAATCGCGAATGGCTATGTATCGACTTCGGCGGCAACGTCGTGTTCGACCAAATCGTGCTGGTCCCATCCATCGGCAGCAATTCGAAGCAAGGCGTTCATGCCCAGTGCTTTCCGGTCGCGTTCGAAGTGGTGGCAGGATGTGGCAGGGAAACGGGGGCGACGCTTGCGAGTTTTGGTCCGAGAGACGAGCTGCTGCCCCGTATTGCGCCAGTCGTAATCGATTGTCCCAACACCACGGCGTCGTGGATCCGGTTGGACGCGTCGGTCTTATCACAGCGCGCCTTCGATGGATTGTATGCACTCGAAATTGCTGAGATCATGGTTTTTCGCCACCAAGATTGCATAGGGCTGGGACAAACGGTGCGTTCCTTGTCTCCGGCTCCAAGTCGGTCGGTCGGGCCGTGGCAGGACCGTTTTGTCGTCGACGGTTTCGTGCCTTACCTGATGGAAGCTTCCAGCAGTAAACACAGTGTGGCTTGGCTGGCGGCGACCGACATCGAACAAGCCTCAATCACAATTGATCTTGGAGCCAGTCATACAGTCGACGAAATCCACCTGCATTCGATCGAGTTGAGTGACAACATTCCCCAATCTGCTCCCAATGACTTTGGAATCCCTGATCGGTTCGTAATCGAAGGCGCCTTGCGCGAGGATTTCAGCGATGCGGTTCCCTTAGTGAGCTATCGCAAGGAGTCCATCTTTGATACTGGGCCGATCCTGATGCGGCGTACTCCAGAAGCGGAGTGTCGCTATGTAAAATTGACCGTCCAAGATCCGTACCTGGTAGGTGTGGAAAATCACCGCCCAGGTCCACGGTTCGGCTTTGCAGAGATGGAAGTGTTTTCACAAGGGATCAACGTTGCTTTGGGGCGACCCGTGAGTGCGGACTTTCAAACCGAGCGTGAAATCTCTGCGTTGACCGACGGACGCAATTTCCATGGTAGCATCCTGCCCGTCCGATCCTGGCTCAACGAGCTGGCATTGCGGCACGAGCTAGAAGTTGAACGCCCAAGGGTGACCGCAGCACTCCAAAGGCTCTACGCAAAGCAGAAATCGCAATTGACGGTCATGACTTGGTTAACGGTACTGCTGGCCGTGGGCATTGGTTTTACTATTTTGGCGGAACGCTTGCTACGGATGCGACAAGCTACCGAAATTCGGGAACGGCTGGCCGCCGACCTTCACGATGAGTTGGGTGGGAACCTGCACGCAATAGGCTTGCTGGGGGATCATGCCCGGGCGTCGATCGGTTCCCCTGAGAAGATGAAGTTGATCTTGCAACGCTTACGCGACTTAACCGATAGGACGAGCGATGCGGCGCGATCCTGCACGCGTGCTCTAGCGACCCAGGATCTGTATGGAAATCTTACGGAAGAGATGCTGCGCACCTCAAAGCGGATTATGGCCGACCTGCAACACGAGATGTTGTTCGAAGGTGAGGAGCATTTGAGTCGGCTAACGCCCACGGACCGTGCTGATCTACTGTTCTTCTACCAAGAATGCCTTGTGAATATCAGCCGTCACAGTGACGCTACCGAATTCCACACACAGTTGATCGCCGATCGGGAGCAAATTCGGTTGACCATCCGCGACAATGGCAGCGGAATTACAGGAGACGAGCTTGCGGTGCCCCCTTCCTTAGCGCGACGGGCTAGACTATTAGCTGCCCAGGTTCGCGTTGAGAGCCAAGCGAATCACGGAACCTGTGTTGCGTTAACCTTGAAAGTCCGCCGCCGGAGGTTGGGGAGGTAA
- a CDS encoding DUF1593 domain-containing protein: MEKFSQISPRGSGLVVLVVAVFITAVAGELSAQESSNVARHAAEAAVRRVVILTDFPPLDVQIGSGPPRKRSDPDDIQSMVRFLLYANEFEIEGLVASSATFANIATKQHLLDILDLYEDVQGNLQKHDPRFPTAEYLRSITWQGASGSYGKPAAQIIGEGRDSEASEKIVEILEERDARPVWFCVWGGSCDLAQALWEIKETHSPAEADLLVSKARVYLITLQDGSGQWLLDTFPKLFVIAAKNTWTGIFGSSDLTWLNANVRREHGVLGAIYPTMGMGTKPGIKEGDSPSYLILVSAMHGLNNPDAPSEASWGGRFVPVSPGSNHWTDSPHGADTVRRWSTSFDNDFAARMDWCVHEFRDANHAPLVDVIGSPTRQVKPGERIKLEGAATDPDGDSLSCQWWQESTNGSADPEVEISSSDSIDQASFVVPNQPGQQIHLILEVTDNGSPALVGYQHVLFNIE; the protein is encoded by the coding sequence GTGGAAAAGTTCTCCCAAATTTCGCCAAGAGGTAGCGGTCTTGTGGTACTGGTGGTTGCTGTGTTTATCACCGCTGTCGCCGGTGAGCTATCGGCTCAGGAGTCGTCAAACGTAGCGCGTCACGCGGCTGAAGCTGCCGTGCGGCGCGTGGTGATTTTGACCGACTTTCCGCCTCTTGATGTCCAAATCGGCTCCGGTCCGCCGAGAAAACGCAGCGATCCGGATGATATTCAGTCGATGGTCCGTTTTTTGTTGTATGCCAACGAGTTTGAGATTGAAGGTCTCGTTGCATCCTCTGCAACCTTTGCGAATATCGCCACCAAGCAGCATTTGCTCGACATCTTGGATCTCTACGAGGATGTCCAGGGAAACTTGCAGAAGCATGACCCTCGTTTTCCTACAGCGGAGTACTTGCGCTCGATTACATGGCAGGGGGCGTCAGGTAGCTATGGGAAGCCAGCGGCTCAAATCATTGGCGAAGGCAGGGATAGCGAAGCCTCGGAGAAGATCGTTGAGATCTTAGAAGAACGGGATGCGCGGCCCGTGTGGTTTTGCGTATGGGGAGGTTCTTGTGATTTGGCACAAGCCCTCTGGGAAATCAAGGAAACGCACTCTCCAGCAGAAGCTGACCTGCTTGTCTCCAAGGCTCGTGTCTATCTAATAACCCTGCAAGACGGCTCGGGCCAATGGCTTCTCGACACGTTTCCCAAGCTGTTCGTTATCGCAGCTAAGAATACCTGGACTGGCATCTTTGGCTCTTCCGATTTGACTTGGCTGAATGCAAATGTGCGGCGCGAGCATGGGGTGCTTGGTGCGATTTATCCCACCATGGGCATGGGGACCAAGCCTGGCATCAAGGAAGGCGATTCACCATCCTATTTGATATTGGTGAGCGCTATGCACGGCTTAAACAATCCAGATGCACCCAGTGAAGCCTCATGGGGAGGTCGATTTGTTCCAGTGAGCCCGGGGAGTAACCACTGGACCGATAGTCCGCATGGAGCGGATACCGTCAGGCGTTGGAGCACATCGTTCGACAACGACTTCGCCGCCCGGATGGACTGGTGCGTGCACGAGTTCCGCGATGCGAATCATGCGCCGCTGGTCGATGTGATCGGTTCCCCCACCCGTCAGGTCAAGCCGGGCGAACGCATCAAGCTGGAAGGTGCAGCGACGGATCCCGATGGCGACTCTCTTAGTTGTCAGTGGTGGCAAGAATCCACGAACGGCTCGGCTGATCCGGAAGTGGAGATTTCATCCAGCGATTCCATCGACCAGGCGAGTTTCGTCGTGCCCAATCAGCCTGGTCAGCAAATTCATCTCATCCTTGAGGTTACCGACAATGGCTCACCCGCCCTTGTTGGTTACCAACACGTACTTTTCAACATTGAGTAA
- a CDS encoding pectinesterase family protein: MLCFNLKNLLAGLAFVALQGLVLLSPAFAEQLVVAMDGSGDFLNVQDAIDAVPENSPSRTVIFIKPGIYKEKLRVPSAAKNLSLVGESYKNTILTFDDYAGRTSDYASTRILADDFYAQNLTFQNTIDSRTGIAGGQAAALRVDADRAVFNRCRIMGFQDTYYTGRNLRSYHQECIIEGTTDFIYGDGIALFEDCTIVNRRDSHITAHSQKLKEGKHVNKFGYVFQNCTIKKHPDEEVSQATLGRPWGNAARVVYLNCEIGPHVVATGWSPWRGRDNHQTAFYAEYSNRGPGSQPNKRLPWTRQLTEEEASQYTKGNIFKADSTTAAHLDGDWNPDVSELYVATGTALLQKSRVLVTSDGEIDDQCSMVRFLLYANEWDIEGIVTSSSQYHWHGHKWPGDDWVQPYLTAYAAVYPNLLTHDSRYPTAEFLQSRTFVGNVTAEGEMDIITPGSQHIVKVLLDESDDRPIWIQAWGGTNTIARALRTIEEEHPEKMAEVAHKIRFFFIWEQDSTYQTYIRSQWGKYDIPTIISDQFIAIFYHWKKYLPAEQQAYLEAGWMKPNILENHGPLCALYPAHEQGDKGFAAGDFRSEGDSPAFLHTIPTGLRSMESPGWGGWGGRYVKVHNNTWLDPVADPAYEYPGGRWYGNSAWGRERLRQDIPNDQLLTDYLKPIWRWNAAMQNDFASRADWCVKSFEEANHPPVVSLVNALNLKVQPGEVVKLSARLSWDPDGDDLEYRWWQYREAGTVDHTVEIQNARTQDAMLIVPTACVPGQTLHVICEVADTGTPQLTRYQRVVVEIE; encoded by the coding sequence ATGCTGTGCTTCAACCTAAAGAACTTGCTTGCGGGACTCGCGTTCGTCGCGCTGCAGGGGCTGGTCTTGCTCTCCCCTGCATTTGCCGAGCAGTTGGTGGTGGCCATGGATGGAAGTGGCGACTTTCTGAACGTCCAAGATGCGATTGATGCTGTGCCGGAAAATAGTCCGTCGCGGACGGTGATTTTCATCAAGCCTGGAATCTACAAAGAAAAGCTTCGTGTTCCCTCGGCAGCAAAGAATCTGTCACTGGTAGGCGAGTCGTACAAGAACACGATTCTAACCTTTGACGACTACGCCGGCCGTACTTCTGATTACGCCAGCACCAGAATTCTGGCCGACGACTTCTATGCCCAGAATCTAACGTTTCAGAATACGATCGACAGTCGAACTGGGATCGCTGGCGGGCAAGCTGCGGCCTTGCGAGTCGACGCAGATCGAGCGGTATTTAACCGCTGCCGAATCATGGGATTCCAGGATACCTACTACACCGGTCGCAATCTGCGCTCATACCATCAGGAGTGCATTATTGAAGGTACAACCGATTTTATCTACGGAGATGGAATCGCGTTGTTCGAGGATTGCACGATCGTAAACCGCCGTGATTCGCACATCACTGCACACAGCCAAAAATTGAAAGAAGGCAAACATGTCAATAAGTTTGGCTACGTGTTCCAGAACTGCACCATCAAGAAACATCCTGACGAAGAGGTTTCCCAAGCGACGCTGGGCCGACCATGGGGCAACGCAGCCCGGGTCGTCTATTTGAATTGCGAAATTGGCCCACACGTTGTCGCGACGGGGTGGTCGCCGTGGCGCGGAAGAGACAATCATCAAACCGCCTTCTATGCCGAATACAGCAATCGTGGTCCTGGAAGCCAACCAAACAAACGCCTGCCATGGACGCGGCAGTTAACCGAAGAGGAAGCGAGCCAGTACACCAAGGGGAATATTTTTAAGGCCGATAGCACCACTGCCGCGCATCTCGACGGAGACTGGAACCCCGACGTTTCGGAGCTCTACGTGGCGACCGGTACGGCGTTGCTGCAGAAGTCCCGTGTCCTAGTCACCAGCGATGGTGAAATTGATGACCAATGTTCCATGGTGCGGTTCTTGCTGTACGCCAATGAGTGGGATATCGAAGGGATTGTCACGTCGAGCTCCCAGTACCACTGGCATGGACACAAATGGCCCGGTGACGATTGGGTGCAGCCGTATTTAACGGCCTATGCAGCCGTTTATCCCAACTTGCTCACGCACGACTCCCGTTATCCGACCGCAGAATTTTTGCAGTCGCGAACGTTCGTTGGCAATGTGACGGCAGAAGGCGAGATGGACATAATAACTCCAGGCTCGCAACATATTGTGAAGGTTCTGTTGGATGAATCGGATGACCGTCCCATCTGGATTCAAGCATGGGGCGGTACGAACACGATCGCCCGCGCCCTTCGCACGATTGAGGAAGAGCATCCTGAAAAGATGGCCGAGGTTGCTCACAAAATTCGCTTCTTCTTTATCTGGGAGCAGGATTCGACCTATCAAACCTACATCCGTTCTCAGTGGGGGAAGTATGACATCCCTACGATCATTTCCGACCAGTTTATCGCGATTTTCTATCACTGGAAGAAGTACTTGCCGGCAGAACAGCAAGCGTATCTGGAGGCAGGCTGGATGAAGCCGAACATCCTGGAGAACCACGGGCCGCTGTGTGCACTGTATCCGGCCCATGAGCAGGGAGACAAGGGATTCGCGGCGGGGGACTTTCGATCCGAAGGTGACTCACCTGCGTTCCTGCATACGATTCCGACCGGGTTGCGGAGTATGGAGTCGCCTGGTTGGGGTGGATGGGGGGGACGCTACGTCAAGGTGCACAACAACACTTGGCTCGATCCTGTGGCCGATCCCGCTTACGAGTATCCTGGGGGTAGATGGTACGGAAATTCGGCTTGGGGCCGAGAACGCCTGCGCCAGGACATTCCCAACGACCAACTGCTGACGGACTATTTGAAACCCATCTGGCGTTGGAACGCTGCGATGCAAAACGATTTTGCGTCGCGTGCCGACTGGTGCGTCAAGTCCTTTGAAGAAGCGAATCATCCGCCTGTTGTAAGCCTAGTCAACGCGCTGAATCTAAAAGTTCAACCGGGAGAAGTCGTGAAGCTGAGTGCACGACTATCGTGGGATCCCGATGGAGACGATTTGGAATATCGATGGTGGCAGTATCGAGAAGCCGGAACGGTTGACCATACCGTCGAAATTCAAAATGCCAGGACACAGGACGCGATGTTGATTGTCCCCACCGCTTGCGTTCCAGGCCAAACCCTACACGTGATCTGTGAAGTGGCGGATACAGGAACTCCTCAACTCACAAGGTATCAACGCGTGGTGGTGGAGATTGAATAG